The following are from one region of the Geothermobacter ehrlichii genome:
- a CDS encoding 6-phosphofructokinase: protein MKIAISTGGGDCPGLNAVIRGVVRSAIYQYGWEVIGIRDGLDGLVHGWDPIPLGLDQVKGILSRGGTIIGTTNKGNPFCYELEENGRKVVRDLSARVVENFRKTGADALVMVGGDGTLGIGKRLMELGIPCVFVPKTIDCDVAATDTTFGYHTAVHIVTEALDRLHTTAESHRRAMVVEVMGRYAGWIALEAGIAGSADVILLPEIPYDLDAVFHKLETRKKLGRNFSVVVVAEGALPKEGSRVVAVSAEQNAGVERLGGVGAMVAHQIEQGLGIETRTVVLGHVQRGGTPTHTDRILGSRFGVGAVELIRRKEFGKMVALRGQQIVSVPVKDAINHLRLVDPDGQLVATAEALGICCGR, encoded by the coding sequence ATGAAAATCGCCATTTCCACCGGCGGCGGCGACTGCCCCGGCCTCAACGCCGTCATCCGCGGCGTCGTCCGCTCGGCCATCTACCAGTACGGCTGGGAGGTCATCGGCATCCGCGACGGCCTCGACGGGCTGGTGCACGGCTGGGATCCGATCCCCCTCGGGCTGGACCAGGTCAAGGGCATCCTGTCGCGCGGCGGCACCATCATCGGCACCACCAACAAGGGCAATCCCTTCTGTTACGAGCTGGAGGAGAACGGGCGCAAGGTGGTGCGGGATCTCTCGGCCCGGGTGGTGGAGAATTTCCGCAAGACCGGGGCCGACGCCCTGGTCATGGTCGGCGGCGACGGTACCCTCGGCATCGGCAAGCGGCTGATGGAGCTCGGCATCCCCTGCGTCTTCGTCCCCAAGACCATCGACTGCGACGTGGCGGCCACTGACACCACCTTCGGCTACCACACCGCCGTCCACATCGTCACCGAGGCCCTCGACCGGCTGCACACGACCGCCGAAAGCCACCGTCGCGCCATGGTGGTCGAAGTCATGGGGCGTTACGCCGGCTGGATCGCTCTCGAGGCCGGCATCGCCGGCTCCGCCGACGTCATTCTGCTGCCGGAGATCCCCTACGACCTCGACGCCGTCTTTCACAAACTGGAAACCCGCAAGAAACTGGGGCGCAACTTCTCGGTCGTTGTCGTCGCCGAAGGCGCCCTGCCGAAGGAAGGAAGCCGCGTCGTCGCCGTCAGCGCCGAGCAGAACGCCGGCGTCGAACGCCTTGGCGGCGTCGGGGCCATGGTGGCGCACCAGATCGAACAGGGACTGGGCATCGAAACCCGGACCGTGGTGCTCGGCCATGTCCAGCGCGGCGGCACACCGACCCATACCGACCGGATCCTCGGATCCCGTTTCGGCGTCGGGGCGGTCGAACTGATCCGGCGCAAGGAATTCGGCAAAATGGTCGCCCTCAGGGGGCAGCAGATCGTCTCCGTCCCGGTCAAAGACGCCATCAACCACCTGCGGCTGGTCGATCCCGACGGCCAGCTCGTCGCCACCGCCGAGGCGCTGGGGATCTGCTGTGGCAGGTAA
- a CDS encoding glycine cleavage system protein R gives MEKRFIMTAFGRDRVGIVADVTRILFENGCNLEETSMNQLADEFALILLFNSRQEDVEALLERETRRLEREKGISAFVRPLSKRSPVAGRGGAAAVVHVEGVDQAGIVYKVSRFLADNGVNIVDLKSNVVASPGSGTTLYLMDIHVQLPEGADSSRLDEGLQRVADELNVDIGLEV, from the coding sequence ATGGAAAAACGCTTCATCATGACCGCCTTCGGGCGTGACCGTGTCGGCATCGTCGCCGATGTCACCCGCATCCTTTTCGAGAACGGCTGCAATCTCGAGGAGACCAGCATGAACCAGCTGGCGGACGAGTTTGCCCTGATCTTGCTGTTCAACAGCCGGCAGGAGGATGTTGAGGCGTTGCTCGAGCGCGAGACGCGACGGCTCGAGCGGGAAAAGGGGATTTCCGCCTTCGTCCGGCCGCTGAGCAAAAGGAGCCCGGTTGCCGGCCGGGGTGGCGCGGCGGCGGTCGTTCATGTCGAAGGGGTCGATCAAGCGGGCATAGTCTACAAGGTGAGCCGTTTTCTCGCGGACAACGGTGTCAATATCGTCGATCTGAAATCGAACGTGGTTGCCTCACCCGGCAGCGGCACGACGCTCTATCTGATGGACATCCATGTGCAGCTTCCCGAGGGCGCTGACAGCTCCAGGCTTGACGAGGGCCTGCAGCGGGTTGCCGATGAACTGAATGTCGATATCGGCCTGGAGGTCTGA
- a CDS encoding Imm27 family immunity protein, whose translation MERDWRLKENDRILTGLWLDLGSRMEKDATWQRILWLTSDYLQPVAQDDERRTILYRDPADGRYWELLFPRPELPEGGPPTLRVLDEEAAREGYQLRE comes from the coding sequence ATGGAACGAGACTGGCGGTTGAAGGAAAATGACCGGATTCTGACCGGTCTCTGGCTCGATCTGGGCAGCCGGATGGAGAAGGACGCGACCTGGCAGCGGATTCTCTGGTTGACCAGCGACTATCTGCAGCCCGTGGCGCAGGATGACGAGCGGCGGACCATCCTTTACCGGGATCCCGCCGATGGGCGCTACTGGGAGCTGCTTTTTCCCCGTCCCGAGCTGCCCGAAGGCGGCCCGCCGACCCTGCGGGTACTGGACGAGGAGGCTGCCAGGGAGGGATACCAGTTGAGAGAATAG
- a CDS encoding HAMP domain-containing protein produces the protein MFNRVGTRVAVLVNLVIFVVMAAGSFYVITQQSQSLEDQLLERGRIEALVGARMVGRVLEEAIDNGVFTVREAFDTNYVPIPGFDPPKYHTVYDSYMDKAILALEDEFLKDESVVFAVAVDINGYLPTHNTRYQQPITGDKKKDLVGNRTKRIFNDPVGIKAAKNTRETLLQVYHRDTGETMWDISAPIYVKGKHWGAFRIGFSLNKTRMAQARLKATLLMIMAGILAVSIIAVFVVVNGTMKPLTRFTRIASQLADGKVDQKIEAKGKDEIAQLADVLERLRISLKMAMDRLSRKS, from the coding sequence ATGTTCAATCGGGTAGGCACCAGGGTCGCCGTTCTGGTCAACCTGGTCATTTTCGTGGTGATGGCCGCCGGTTCCTTCTACGTCATCACCCAGCAGAGCCAGAGCCTCGAGGACCAGCTCCTCGAACGCGGACGGATCGAGGCCCTGGTCGGCGCCAGGATGGTGGGCAGGGTGCTCGAAGAAGCCATCGACAACGGCGTCTTCACCGTCAGGGAGGCGTTCGACACCAATTACGTTCCCATTCCGGGATTCGACCCGCCAAAATACCATACGGTCTATGACTCCTACATGGACAAGGCCATCCTTGCCCTGGAGGACGAATTCCTCAAGGACGAGAGTGTCGTCTTCGCCGTCGCCGTCGACATCAACGGCTATCTGCCAACCCACAACACCCGCTATCAGCAACCGATCACCGGCGACAAGAAGAAAGACCTGGTCGGCAACCGAACCAAGAGGATCTTCAACGACCCCGTTGGCATCAAAGCGGCCAAGAACACCCGGGAAACCCTGCTTCAGGTCTATCATCGCGACACCGGCGAAACCATGTGGGACATCTCGGCTCCCATCTATGTCAAGGGCAAGCACTGGGGAGCTTTTCGCATCGGCTTTTCGCTCAACAAGACCCGCATGGCCCAGGCCAGGCTCAAGGCCACCCTGCTGATGATCATGGCCGGCATCCTGGCCGTCTCCATCATCGCCGTCTTCGTCGTGGTCAACGGCACCATGAAGCCCCTGACCCGGTTCACCCGGATCGCCTCACAACTGGCCGACGGCAAGGTCGACCAGAAGATCGAGGCCAAGGGCAAAGACGAAATCGCCCAGCTGGCCGACGTGCTCGAACGGCTGCGCATCAGCCTGAAGATGGCAATGGATCGCCTGAGCCGTAAATCCTGA